A portion of the Candidatus Nitrosotenuis aquarius genome contains these proteins:
- a CDS encoding adenosylcobalamin-dependent ribonucleoside-diphosphate reductase gives MTTDFSQIESSIVDVKKRDGRITAFNKEKITNAIYKALVANGQPDRKIADELTSGVLDKLIQQGFSASSPPSVEDVQDMVESTLIEKGYGEIAKAYILYRHERRKVREDKMKVLNTKNLDSVAKSFDLNCLRVLASRYLLRNNKNEIIESPSQMFERVAILVGVGDILYDSELYVREGGAHQDAEEARKYLAKLDDFDYKFKVGQYYLNKYHFRGLINQYVYLAKRGQMKKSFKEVLTLLAAKKFEQYADRITEYYTLMTEQDFLPNSPTMMNAGARLGQLSACFVLGMPDDMGDIMKSTSDAALIFKSGGGVGINYSDLRHEGDIVASTSGVASGPVSFMNIINTVTEVVKQGGKRRGANMGILEAWHPDIEKFITNKTKDGILENFNVSVGVWEDFWSALVDSSDGKYTLRSPRDRAPVKEINAHQLIDLIALSAWKSAEPGLIFFDNINKYNVFAKARGGPLRATNPCGEQSLYPYESCNLGSINLANLVKRKADGQYEFDWQRYEETIRKTTRFLDNVIDMNHYPVPEIDQASKESRRIGLGVMGVADLLYKLRIPYNSKEGYEFQYKLAEALTYYSMEESVALARSRGEFDLCSKTEYPEGKIPVSGYYEKPKGEHYYDWDALIAKIQKHGIRNVLTTTVAPTGTLSMIADCSNGMEPTFALVFEKRVTVGRFFYTNKIFENVLRENGLYSEELLAKIADNYGSVRGLKEIPEWIQNIFVTAMDIHWSDHLMAQAVWQEWIGNAIAKTINMPHDVSAEDVKAAYLLAHELGLKGITVYRDGSRHTQVLHMTSENAEKTFDVVASSFLNEFISKSIKNNYIRTQVNNALQLKIPEEPLLEQIAKEEISEEMLCPSCKNALVFVEGCSICIECGFSGCTSG, from the coding sequence ATGACAACAGATTTTTCTCAAATTGAAAGTTCGATCGTCGACGTAAAGAAGCGCGACGGACGAATTACAGCATTTAATAAAGAAAAGATCACAAATGCGATCTACAAGGCTCTGGTGGCAAACGGCCAGCCAGACCGCAAAATAGCTGACGAGCTGACCAGCGGAGTTTTGGACAAGCTAATCCAGCAGGGATTTTCGGCATCCAGCCCGCCATCCGTCGAGGATGTTCAGGACATGGTCGAGTCGACACTAATCGAAAAGGGCTATGGCGAAATTGCCAAAGCATACATTCTGTACCGACACGAACGTCGCAAGGTACGAGAGGACAAGATGAAGGTTCTCAATACCAAAAATCTGGACTCTGTGGCAAAATCGTTTGACCTAAACTGCCTTCGAGTCTTGGCATCAAGATACCTATTGCGAAACAACAAAAACGAAATCATCGAATCGCCAAGCCAAATGTTTGAGCGAGTAGCAATCCTAGTTGGAGTCGGAGACATTCTCTATGACTCGGAATTATACGTCAGGGAGGGAGGGGCCCACCAGGACGCCGAGGAAGCAAGAAAATACTTGGCAAAACTAGATGACTTTGATTACAAATTCAAGGTAGGCCAATACTATCTGAACAAGTATCATTTCCGCGGACTGATCAACCAGTACGTGTACCTGGCAAAGCGCGGCCAAATGAAAAAGAGCTTCAAAGAAGTACTAACATTGCTTGCAGCAAAAAAGTTTGAGCAGTATGCGGATAGAATAACAGAATATTACACCCTGATGACAGAGCAGGACTTTTTGCCAAACTCACCGACAATGATGAATGCAGGCGCAAGACTAGGACAACTGTCTGCATGCTTTGTCTTAGGCATGCCTGACGACATGGGAGATATCATGAAGTCGACATCCGATGCCGCACTAATATTCAAGTCCGGCGGAGGAGTTGGAATCAACTATTCCGACCTGCGACACGAAGGAGACATTGTTGCATCCACATCTGGTGTTGCATCAGGACCAGTCTCTTTCATGAATATTATCAACACCGTCACCGAAGTAGTAAAGCAAGGCGGCAAGCGACGCGGCGCAAACATGGGCATCCTAGAAGCATGGCATCCAGACATTGAGAAATTCATCACAAACAAGACCAAAGACGGAATCTTGGAGAACTTTAACGTCTCAGTCGGAGTCTGGGAGGACTTTTGGTCTGCACTAGTAGATAGTTCTGATGGCAAATACACACTGCGAAGTCCAAGGGACAGAGCACCAGTAAAAGAAATCAATGCACACCAGCTAATCGACCTGATTGCTCTTTCTGCATGGAAGAGCGCAGAGCCTGGCCTGATATTCTTTGATAATATCAACAAGTACAATGTCTTTGCAAAGGCAAGGGGCGGACCCCTGAGGGCAACCAACCCGTGCGGTGAGCAGTCACTGTACCCATACGAGTCCTGCAATTTGGGATCAATCAACCTGGCAAATCTTGTAAAGAGAAAGGCGGACGGCCAATACGAGTTTGACTGGCAAAGATATGAGGAGACCATACGCAAAACAACACGATTCCTGGACAATGTAATTGACATGAATCACTATCCAGTCCCAGAAATAGACCAGGCATCAAAGGAATCACGAAGAATCGGCCTAGGTGTCATGGGCGTAGCAGATCTGCTATACAAGCTAAGAATTCCATACAATTCTAAAGAAGGATACGAATTCCAGTACAAGCTAGCTGAAGCACTCACGTATTACTCCATGGAGGAAAGCGTGGCTCTGGCAAGATCCCGTGGAGAATTTGATCTGTGCTCAAAGACTGAATATCCGGAAGGCAAGATTCCAGTCTCTGGATATTATGAAAAGCCAAAGGGCGAGCATTACTATGACTGGGACGCACTAATCGCAAAGATCCAAAAGCACGGAATAAGAAACGTTCTGACCACAACAGTAGCGCCAACAGGAACACTATCGATGATTGCGGACTGTTCCAACGGAATGGAGCCAACATTTGCTCTGGTGTTCGAAAAACGCGTAACGGTGGGACGATTCTTCTACACCAACAAAATATTCGAAAACGTATTGCGCGAAAACGGCCTGTACTCTGAAGAATTACTGGCAAAAATAGCAGACAACTATGGTTCCGTTCGTGGACTAAAGGAAATCCCAGAATGGATTCAAAACATTTTCGTCACTGCAATGGACATTCACTGGTCTGACCACTTGATGGCCCAGGCAGTATGGCAGGAATGGATTGGAAATGCTATAGCAAAGACAATCAACATGCCACATGACGTTTCAGCAGAAGATGTCAAGGCTGCATATCTGCTAGCGCACGAGCTTGGCCTCAAAGGCATTACGGTGTACCGAGACGGCTCGCGACACACCCAGGTATTGCACATGACTAGCGAGAACGCCGAAAAGACATTTGATGTTGTTGCCAGCTCATTCCTAAATGAGTTCATCTCAAAGAGCATCAAAAACAACTACATCCGAACCCAGGTCAATAATGCACTGCAGCTCAAAATCCCTGAAGAGCCACTACTAGAACAAATAGCAAAAGA
- a CDS encoding topoisomerase DNA-binding C4 zinc finger domain-containing protein, which produces MLLKQKLVQALKPKKLGKIRVTKSKVTKLQTEMRQYYDANSFLSWSASKKKYVILGSNEPKNGLVPCPSCKIGKLMVIRSRKTKKRFMGCSNYYNGCKASSPMLQKAMIYATKSACPECQWPMILYRYSRKQKWLKQCANYHCPTKKPKD; this is translated from the coding sequence GTGTTGCTAAAACAAAAGCTGGTCCAAGCTCTCAAACCCAAAAAGCTCGGCAAGATCCGAGTCACAAAAAGCAAGGTCACCAAGCTCCAAACCGAGATGCGCCAATACTATGACGCAAACTCCTTTCTGTCATGGTCCGCAAGCAAGAAAAAGTACGTGATTTTGGGATCAAACGAGCCAAAGAACGGACTAGTACCATGTCCCAGTTGCAAAATAGGCAAGCTTATGGTTATCCGGTCAAGGAAGACTAAGAAGAGATTCATGGGATGCTCCAATTACTATAATGGTTGCAAGGCTTCATCGCCAATGCTCCAAAAGGCAATGATCTATGCTACAAAGTCTGCATGCCCAGAGTGCCAGTGGCCCATGATACTATACCGATATTCCAGAAAGCAAAAATGGCTAAAGCAATGCGCAAATTATCACTGCCCAACAAAAAAGCCTAAAGACTGA
- a CDS encoding thiolase domain-containing protein: MEKVCVLGAGSTKYGKLEDSITDITIQASVGAIESAGIDPKEIQAGYISNVFGIADKQVHLGPVVMSNLGIPEKPSLSIESACGSGSVSFREAFANVAAGFYDAVLVAGTEKVTHTGTEWTTTYFSYCSDFFYEGGAGASFPGLFASMARAYLTEFKATEEDLARVAVKNHENGLLNPKAHLRKKITIDDVLNSAVVASPLKLYDCCPFSDGASAVILCSEKFAKEHSKDYVNVIGSGRGGSPATLQGRDHMTTIPSTKLAAQAAYKMAGITPKDIDFAEVHDCFTIAEIVDTEDLGFFEKGQGVQAVREGRTAKNGDIAINPSGGLKAKGHPIGATGVGQVVEVFEQLTGKAGERTVQDAKIGLTHNFGATGASCAVHIFQSV; the protein is encoded by the coding sequence GTGGAAAAGGTCTGCGTTCTTGGCGCTGGTAGCACCAAATATGGAAAATTAGAAGACAGCATTACAGATATCACTATTCAGGCATCAGTTGGCGCAATCGAAAGTGCAGGAATCGATCCAAAAGAGATCCAGGCAGGCTACATCTCTAATGTTTTTGGCATAGCAGACAAGCAGGTACACCTAGGACCAGTAGTCATGAGCAACCTTGGAATTCCAGAAAAACCATCATTATCAATTGAATCGGCATGCGGATCCGGCTCGGTATCGTTTAGGGAGGCATTTGCTAATGTTGCGGCTGGATTTTACGATGCGGTTCTGGTTGCGGGAACAGAAAAGGTGACCCATACAGGTACAGAGTGGACTACAACTTACTTTTCATATTGTTCTGATTTCTTTTATGAGGGTGGTGCAGGTGCATCATTTCCGGGATTGTTTGCGTCAATGGCACGTGCATATTTGACTGAGTTCAAGGCAACAGAAGAAGACCTCGCGCGTGTGGCAGTAAAAAACCATGAGAACGGCCTGCTAAACCCAAAGGCGCACTTGCGAAAGAAAATTACAATTGATGATGTACTGAATTCAGCAGTAGTGGCAAGCCCACTAAAACTATACGACTGCTGTCCGTTCTCTGATGGTGCAAGCGCAGTCATACTTTGTAGCGAAAAATTCGCAAAAGAACACTCTAAGGATTATGTTAATGTAATTGGATCGGGAAGGGGTGGATCACCTGCAACCCTCCAAGGAAGAGATCATATGACTACCATACCAAGCACAAAGCTGGCTGCCCAGGCAGCATACAAGATGGCAGGAATTACACCAAAAGACATTGATTTTGCAGAGGTTCATGACTGCTTTACAATTGCAGAAATCGTGGACACTGAAGATCTGGGATTCTTTGAGAAAGGCCAAGGCGTTCAGGCAGTAAGAGAAGGCAGAACCGCCAAGAACGGCGACATTGCAATCAATCCATCAGGCGGACTAAAAGCAAAGGGTCATCCAATTGGCGCAACAGGCGTAGGACAGGTAGTTGAGGTATTTGAGCAATTAACAGGTAAGGCAGGTGAGCGCACCGTTCAGGACGCAAAAATCGGCTTGACCCACAACTTTGGCGCAACTGGAGCCAGCTGCGCAGTTCACATTTTCCAAAGCGTGTAA
- a CDS encoding tautomerase family protein: MPIITVSMYPGRTTQQKEEFAKAITKTAVEILKTKESHVIVVFEDNPKENWYLAGSPL; this comes from the coding sequence ATGCCAATAATTACAGTCTCAATGTATCCTGGCAGAACCACACAACAAAAGGAAGAATTTGCAAAGGCAATCACAAAGACTGCAGTTGAAATTCTCAAGACAAAAGAGTCTCATGTTATAGTGGTCTTTGAGGACAATCCAAAAGAAAACTGGTACCTTGCAGGCAGCCCCCTGTAA
- the nrdD gene encoding anaerobic ribonucleoside-triphosphate reductase has translation MSIEAAGMIDPKKSGGILQSTSKRVRMIFSVMASPNRIDILRILNSKGPLTYSELKSLAGFKSKKESGKFAYHLRKLLRQSLVALNKSERRYTITNLGKLVLSLARQIEERSIIESGKMYVRTSHESIEEFNSHKIIQSLVREGSLPLELAQKITEEVENRIYKYQTTYLTGSLIREMVNSVLLEHGHEEYRNKLARLGMPVFDIQEMLTNVDNIDNGAQGLFFKSGQTIFAENLLLNALPKDVADSHLSGDIHISNPGIWSLLPDTIFFNLKELIEDGIDLKGKFLGVSRIATVKTLDNLMSSLSMIISLASKEASKEIILDGLVQLCTKHAKNVAELEEKLVGSLVTSSTASKYTKEPTLVSFRIQLGAEPKIVAAILNAYKNYVKMTPVPQVGLVIDYSAGKVSDVSQIVSEIISIGGKILFSKDETSYSGITRIKAKNSTSSINLQSLTINLPRLAFESNKDETYFRARLALLMKPALAAMSLRKKDISDLTRRGLNPVLAANTQYMQRSSIGLVVNLVGLKEAVFNILGYSDDKEGHEILYKVLQTAVDVAEKKGKEMGDSVIVTMTESDGTPRFGSLDGEKYGKMSVLKSLESGGYSQGVVILASELDSLSAKSEKISDANKTAKILNGGLLVQVRFERDSKVEDIKKAIEKAGDLIGSFRPSKDVPICGNCGFKDEKLFEKCPSCKSPYIIS, from the coding sequence ATGAGTATTGAGGCTGCTGGGATGATCGATCCCAAAAAGTCTGGCGGAATTTTACAATCTACATCAAAACGCGTAAGAATGATCTTCTCTGTCATGGCAAGTCCAAATAGAATTGACATCTTAAGAATCCTAAACTCCAAAGGCCCACTGACATATTCTGAACTAAAGTCGCTTGCTGGATTCAAGTCCAAAAAAGAAAGCGGCAAATTTGCATATCACTTAAGAAAGCTACTAAGGCAGTCGCTTGTTGCGCTAAACAAATCCGAGAGACGCTACACCATTACAAATCTCGGCAAGCTAGTACTAAGTCTGGCTCGCCAAATAGAAGAGCGCTCTATCATAGAGTCTGGCAAAATGTATGTGCGAACCTCGCATGAATCAATCGAGGAATTCAACTCTCACAAAATCATCCAGTCCTTGGTACGAGAGGGAAGCCTTCCGCTGGAACTGGCTCAAAAAATCACAGAAGAAGTGGAAAATCGCATTTACAAATACCAGACGACCTACCTTACAGGCTCGCTTATTCGCGAAATGGTAAACTCTGTGCTGCTAGAGCATGGACACGAGGAATACCGCAACAAGCTCGCACGCCTAGGCATGCCTGTCTTTGACATTCAGGAAATGCTCACAAACGTCGACAATATCGACAATGGCGCGCAGGGATTGTTCTTCAAATCCGGCCAAACAATCTTTGCGGAAAACCTGCTACTAAACGCGCTGCCAAAGGATGTGGCAGACTCGCATCTCTCAGGCGACATCCACATTTCAAATCCTGGAATCTGGTCGTTGCTTCCTGATACGATCTTCTTTAATCTTAAAGAACTCATCGAGGACGGAATTGATCTCAAGGGCAAATTCCTAGGCGTTAGCAGAATTGCAACAGTCAAGACACTTGACAACCTGATGTCGTCTCTATCAATGATCATATCTTTGGCATCAAAGGAGGCATCAAAGGAAATAATTCTGGATGGCCTAGTGCAACTTTGCACAAAACACGCAAAAAACGTAGCCGAGCTAGAGGAAAAGCTGGTCGGCTCACTGGTCACCTCTTCTACTGCATCCAAGTATACAAAAGAACCGACGCTGGTATCGTTTAGAATCCAGTTAGGTGCAGAGCCAAAGATTGTCGCAGCAATACTAAACGCATACAAGAACTATGTCAAGATGACCCCAGTACCTCAAGTAGGACTAGTCATTGACTATTCGGCAGGCAAGGTATCTGATGTTTCGCAAATCGTTTCTGAAATCATATCGATTGGTGGCAAAATTCTCTTTTCCAAAGACGAGACCTCGTACAGCGGAATAACAAGGATCAAGGCAAAGAACAGCACTTCATCAATAAACCTGCAGTCATTGACAATAAACCTGCCAAGACTTGCGTTTGAATCAAACAAGGACGAGACTTACTTTAGAGCAAGACTGGCGTTGTTAATGAAGCCGGCACTTGCTGCAATGTCTTTGCGCAAAAAAGACATATCCGATCTTACCAGGCGCGGACTAAATCCAGTCCTTGCGGCAAACACGCAATACATGCAAAGAAGCTCAATTGGGCTGGTTGTAAATCTGGTAGGCCTAAAGGAGGCAGTCTTTAACATACTGGGCTATTCAGACGACAAGGAAGGCCACGAAATACTCTACAAAGTACTCCAGACGGCAGTCGATGTAGCCGAGAAAAAGGGCAAGGAAATGGGCGACTCTGTCATTGTAACCATGACGGAATCCGACGGCACGCCTAGATTTGGCTCACTGGACGGAGAAAAATACGGCAAAATGTCGGTTCTCAAATCACTAGAAAGCGGTGGCTACTCACAAGGAGTCGTCATTTTAGCCTCGGAATTAGACTCGCTGAGTGCAAAATCCGAGAAAATCTCAGACGCCAACAAGACGGCCAAGATCCTAAACGGAGGCCTGCTGGTACAGGTGCGATTTGAGCGTGATTCCAAGGTGGAAGACATCAAAAAGGCAATAGAAAAGGCAGGCGATCTGATCGGCTCCTTTAGACCAAGCAAGGACGTTCCCATCTGCGGCAACTGTGGCTTCAAGGACGAAAAGCTCTTTGAGAAATGCCCGTCCTGCAAATCCCCGTACATCATCAGCTAA
- a CDS encoding Zn-ribbon domain-containing OB-fold protein → MKQEFIDAVKSGKVLTKKCTKCGHLHLATVYFCQNCGAKGFENKILDGTGVVATYTIITVPPAGFEKYTPYAWVVMKIDGYEIRISGFLGGIASPAQLPVGAKIKITGYDDRGILLEKQ, encoded by the coding sequence ATGAAGCAAGAATTCATAGATGCTGTCAAGTCAGGCAAGGTTCTAACCAAAAAATGCACAAAATGCGGTCATTTGCACCTGGCAACCGTGTATTTTTGCCAAAACTGCGGCGCAAAGGGCTTTGAGAACAAAATTCTGGATGGCACAGGCGTAGTTGCCACATATACAATAATCACGGTTCCTCCGGCAGGCTTTGAAAAATACACCCCGTATGCCTGGGTTGTGATGAAAATTGACGGATACGAGATTCGAATTTCCGGCTTTTTGGGCGGAATTGCCTCCCCTGCACAGCTCCCAGTTGGCGCCAAGATCAAAATAACGGGCTATGATGATCGCGGAATCCTCTTAGAAAAACAGTAA
- a CDS encoding peptidase has translation MVSLKFFAPILAVLLFSQVFALAPAAHGDGLAQENLPPASFGSREAALFIKINPPILTKDTVGDTYLQLKLFDAKTGQTVPHTSYFVEAWKDEKLLLRSNFHAHSGDLTLKIKPTNVDVNNVVVYGDQLEQLPNTWTAFGDKIDVLAPVLLESGLYHFKITITGIDFDKNIFAEQDYKSFNSWLSVGDVSNQKITYNGKTYETSVVSYYDLIENFKFDSAKKAISFSMPFNWDTKRIEGQQIFVHQEVRVPQTFKEFTDTTAYQGTVNGIPTIGRMLILDPYSVEGTSILHFLINKEDILNMAQKIPAGATTMDFVVYPTTAVPKKSFDVKFSTGATAKISFDSNLGVSDTIPLHFTFFDKNGQILKYVRYIYAISDGTGKTLVTNLGDDPQRLGIFSTEGIDVQEFKFPKEGDYKVSLGIISHGLDDSTTYYTQSPSAATISIGKGGSTSPPTPSYTIPSWIKTNAKFWSDGKITDKDFVNGIQYLIKQNIIKIPSTQKEGAGSSTIPAWVKNAAKFWADGQTTDADFVNGIQFLIKSGIIKV, from the coding sequence ATGGTCTCTCTCAAGTTTTTTGCTCCAATTTTAGCTGTTTTGCTTTTCTCTCAAGTGTTTGCACTTGCGCCAGCTGCACATGGGGACGGCCTAGCACAGGAAAACCTCCCGCCTGCAAGTTTTGGAAGTCGTGAAGCTGCACTATTTATCAAAATTAATCCGCCGATTCTCACAAAGGATACAGTTGGAGATACGTACCTGCAGCTCAAGCTCTTTGACGCAAAGACAGGCCAAACAGTCCCGCACACATCCTATTTTGTGGAGGCATGGAAGGACGAAAAGCTGTTACTTAGAAGCAATTTCCACGCACACTCTGGCGATCTTACCCTGAAGATCAAGCCAACCAATGTAGATGTGAACAATGTGGTGGTGTATGGTGATCAGCTAGAGCAGCTCCCAAACACATGGACTGCGTTTGGCGACAAAATTGACGTTTTGGCGCCAGTACTACTAGAATCCGGCCTGTACCATTTCAAAATCACAATAACGGGAATTGACTTTGACAAAAACATTTTTGCGGAACAAGACTACAAGTCATTTAATTCCTGGCTAAGCGTCGGCGATGTATCAAACCAAAAAATAACATACAATGGTAAAACCTATGAGACATCTGTGGTCTCATATTATGACCTAATAGAAAATTTCAAGTTTGATTCGGCAAAAAAGGCAATCTCATTTTCAATGCCGTTTAACTGGGATACAAAAAGAATTGAGGGACAGCAGATCTTTGTGCATCAAGAGGTACGTGTTCCGCAAACCTTCAAGGAATTCACAGATACCACTGCATACCAGGGAACGGTAAACGGCATTCCGACAATTGGCAGAATGCTGATACTGGATCCATATTCCGTGGAGGGGACTTCAATTTTGCACTTTTTGATAAACAAAGAAGACATACTAAACATGGCACAGAAGATCCCGGCTGGTGCCACGACAATGGACTTTGTAGTGTATCCGACAACTGCAGTGCCAAAAAAATCATTTGATGTCAAGTTCTCCACTGGCGCTACTGCCAAAATTTCATTTGACTCCAATCTGGGCGTATCGGATACAATTCCGTTGCATTTTACGTTCTTTGACAAGAATGGCCAGATTCTCAAGTATGTTAGATACATCTATGCCATTTCTGATGGGACAGGAAAAACACTTGTGACTAATCTGGGCGATGACCCACAAAGACTAGGAATCTTCTCAACTGAGGGAATTGATGTCCAGGAATTCAAGTTCCCAAAGGAAGGTGACTACAAAGTAAGCCTTGGCATAATCAGCCACGGCTTGGATGACAGCACTACATACTATACACAAAGCCCAAGTGCAGCCACAATATCGATAGGAAAGGGCGGCTCGACATCGCCACCAACCCCATCGTACACAATACCGTCATGGATCAAAACCAACGCAAAGTTCTGGTCAGATGGAAAAATCACAGACAAGGACTTTGTAAACGGAATTCAATATCTAATAAAACAAAACATAATCAAGATTCCATCAACACAAAAAGAAGGCGCCGGCTCATCCACAATCCCTGCATGGGTCAAAAATGCCGCCAAGTTCTGGGCGGATGGCCAGACAACCGATGCTGACTTTGTCAACGGCATACAATTTCTGATCAAATCTGGAATAATCAAAGTATAA
- a CDS encoding rhomboid family intramembrane serine protease, translated as MLPIRDENPKPAGYKPKMTIALIAANVIIFFIEVAITGQFFEFNNNRAAAFFFDWGAVPACVSGDRILNFQDVEIACPPEPMITLLTSTFLHGGALHLGGNMLFLWIFGDNIELKFGRLKFLGIYLMWGIVAGLVHIVGDLNSPIPAVGASGAISGVLGAYLVMFPRAKITTFMMLGFFMRMTHVSAKFFLPFWLIFQNLLPLFVGGFGFGSGGVAYLAHIGGFVIGLATGYAYKKMRSGEFTYGTRYGSRYGWKGDI; from the coding sequence ATGCTTCCAATTAGGGACGAAAATCCAAAGCCAGCTGGCTACAAGCCAAAGATGACAATTGCCCTGATTGCGGCAAACGTGATAATTTTCTTCATTGAAGTTGCAATAACTGGTCAGTTCTTTGAATTCAACAATAATCGGGCAGCTGCATTTTTCTTTGATTGGGGGGCAGTTCCTGCCTGTGTCTCTGGCGATCGAATCCTGAATTTCCAGGACGTAGAGATTGCCTGCCCTCCAGAGCCAATGATTACACTGCTTACCTCTACATTTCTCCATGGCGGTGCACTGCACCTTGGCGGCAACATGCTGTTTTTGTGGATCTTTGGAGACAATATTGAGCTGAAATTCGGCCGACTAAAATTCCTTGGAATCTATCTGATGTGGGGAATTGTGGCAGGCCTAGTCCATATTGTAGGCGATCTGAACAGTCCAATTCCCGCAGTGGGGGCGTCTGGCGCAATCTCTGGTGTTTTGGGTGCGTATTTGGTGATGTTTCCGCGCGCAAAAATTACCACGTTTATGATGCTCGGATTCTTTATGAGGATGACGCACGTTTCTGCCAAGTTCTTTTTGCCTTTCTGGCTCATCTTCCAGAACTTGCTTCCGTTGTTTGTAGGCGGATTTGGCTTTGGCTCCGGCGGCGTTGCGTACTTGGCACACATTGGGGGATTTGTAATCGGCCTTGCTACTGGATATGCATACAAGAAAATGCGCAGCGGCGAGTTCACATATGGAACTAGATATGGCTCTCGATACGGCTGGAAGGGCGACATCTAG
- a CDS encoding carbon-nitrogen hydrolase family protein, producing MKVAVVQFRASTDKKKNLAKILDYISAAAKKGAQLCAFPEFMMFYTTSNQSARQLAEQAETITGDFITQIARAARKNKIEVVGTIYEKSKKKDRVYDTAFVISKSGKITSTYRKIHLYDALGFRESNKLEPGHKITPPTKTTLGKLGMLICYDLRFPEMSRILASSGSEILVVPSAWVQGPHKEDHWLALNKTRAIENGCYVIAPGHLGNIYCGRSLVVDPYGKIILDMKHKSGIGIADISLELVKKTRLSLPLLKNRRTDIYSDLSL from the coding sequence ATGAAGGTAGCTGTAGTGCAGTTCAGGGCGTCAACTGACAAGAAAAAAAATCTAGCAAAAATTCTGGACTATATTTCTGCAGCTGCAAAAAAAGGCGCGCAGCTTTGCGCATTTCCTGAATTCATGATGTTCTATACTACATCAAACCAGTCTGCAAGACAGCTAGCAGAGCAAGCAGAGACAATCACTGGAGATTTTATTACACAAATAGCAAGAGCTGCTAGGAAAAACAAAATCGAAGTTGTAGGAACAATATATGAAAAAAGCAAGAAAAAAGATCGTGTCTACGATACTGCATTTGTAATTAGCAAATCCGGCAAAATAACATCTACATACAGAAAAATCCACCTGTATGATGCGCTTGGCTTTAGAGAATCAAACAAGCTAGAGCCTGGCCACAAAATTACACCGCCAACTAAGACAACGCTTGGCAAGCTTGGCATGCTCATATGCTATGATCTGAGGTTTCCTGAAATGTCAAGAATTTTGGCTTCATCTGGTTCTGAAATTCTGGTTGTGCCGTCTGCGTGGGTGCAAGGGCCGCACAAGGAAGACCACTGGCTTGCGCTAAACAAAACCCGTGCAATAGAGAACGGATGCTATGTCATTGCACCAGGACACCTAGGCAACATTTACTGCGGAAGGAGCCTAGTGGTGGATCCCTATGGAAAAATCATACTGGACATGAAACACAAGTCCGGAATTGGAATTGCAGACATCTCGCTGGAGCTAGTCAAAAAGACAAGGCTGTCGCTGCCTCTCCTAAAGAATAGGAGGACCGACATCTATTCTGATCTCAGTCTTTAG